In Aegilops tauschii subsp. strangulata cultivar AL8/78 chromosome 3, Aet v6.0, whole genome shotgun sequence, one genomic interval encodes:
- the LOC141020858 gene encoding uncharacterized protein produces the protein MSGEHPVRPVDRGDDWVESEEDNSWIPPGCRWRLHASTMLKSKLIQIKSNSHGHTCPPGGGGGKDKSKLAKVRLVADAILDWVRETPTIGPTTLHGKLFEKYKINISFMKIFYAKERALDKINGPWNESFQLLYTFKAEVETASPWSVVEIDKHTVKYKIKGKALEKECFGRAFVCFKACWQGFLNGCRPYLAVDATALNGRWRGQLAAASVVDGHNWLFPVAFGVLEVESEESWFWFLQQLRNIIGTPSCLVIHTDACKGLETAVEIVFPGVEHRECMRHLAQNFKKKFRGKVYDENLWPASYTCSLRKHEHHLRVLYAHNPLVKEYMDEHHGKLWSRSKFNEICKVDYVTNNLAECFNAKFKSVKGLLLWQAFDKIRQMIMIKMALRKRIVETQYVGHLMLPSLIKALHAKARGLRMKCIRPSTYKAEVTYTDSKNREWRYPVNLATNECSCRQWKIRGKPCIHAYIS, from the coding sequence ATAAAAAGCAACTCACACGGGCACACTTGCCCACCTGGAGGAGGAGGGGGAAAGGACAAATCTAAGCTTGCAAAGGTTAGGTTGGTGGCAGATGCAATCTTGGATTGGGTGAGGGAAACACCAACAATTGGTCCAACAACACTCCATGGGAAGCTATTTGAGAAGTACAAGATTAATATATCTTTCATGAAGATTTTCTATGCTAAGGAAAGGGCTCTTGATAAGATTAATGGTCCATGGAATGAGAGTTTTCAGTTGCTTTACACCTTCAAAGCTGAAGTGGAGACGGCTAGTCCATGGAGTGTtgtagagattgacaagcatacAGTTAAGTATAAAATAAAAGGGAAGGCACTGGAGAAGGAGTGCTTCGGGAGGgcttttgtttgtttcaaggcttGTTGGCAGGGGTTTCTGAATGGTTGTAGGCCCTATTTGGCTGTCGATGCAACTGCTTTGAATGGAAGATGGAGAGGCCAGCTAGCAGCAGCTTCTGTagttgatggacacaactggCTATTCCCAGTTGCATTTGGTGTGTTGGAGGTAGAGTCCGAGGAGAGTTGGTTCTGGTTTCTGCAGCAGTTGCGCAACATTATAGGTACACCCTCATGTTTAGTTATACACACAGATGCTTGCAAGGGTTTAGAAACTGCAGTAGAAATTGTATTCCCTGGAGTGGAACATAGGGAATGTATGCGACACCTAGCGCAGAATTTTAAAAAGAAATTCAGAGGCAAAGTTTATGATGAGAACCTATGGCCAGCATCATACACATGCAGCTTGAGGAAGCATGAGCACCATTTGAGAGTGTTGTATGCTCACAATCCTTTGGTGAAGGAGTACATGGATGAACATCATGGAAAGTTGTGGTCAAGAAGCAAATTCAATGAAATCTGCAAAGTAGACTATGTGACCAATAACCTCGCTGAGTGTTTCAATGCAAAGTTCAAGTCAGTGAAAGGGCTTTTGTTGTGGCAAGCATTTGATAAGATCAGGCAGATGATCATGATAAAGATGGCTCTTCGTAAAAGAATTGTAGAAACACAATATGTTGGCCATCTTATGCTCCCATCTCTGATTAAGGCATTGCATGCCAAGGCAAGAGGACTAAGGATGAAATGCATTCGACCGTCGACATACAAGGCTGAGGTGACATACACAGACAGTAAAAATAGGGAATGGAGATATCCAGTGAACCTTGCAACTAATGAATGCAGTTGTAGGCAATGGAAGATCCGCGGGAAGCCGTGCATACATGCCTACATCTCATGA
- the LOC109735282 gene encoding uncharacterized protein, whose translation MAAPQQVRAVPLARALRLRTRASAAAPPETSRRALLGLTEPELRQLAVDLGQQSYRGKQLHDLVYKNRAKQVEEFAYVPKVFREALVGAGWNVGRSPVHHAVTATDGTTKILLKLEDNRLVETVGIPVDDRGTPRLTACVSSQVGCPLRCSFCATGKGGFARNLKGHEIVEQVLAIEESFKHRVTNVVFMGMGEPMLNLKAVLEAHQCLNKELKIGQRMMTISTVGVPNTISKLASHKLQSTLAVSLHAPNQRLRETIVPSAKAYPLEALMDDCKNYFLETGRRVSFEYTLLAGINDEKAHAEELAALLHACGGGYHVNLIPYNPVEGSEYKRPYRKAIQAFVDALESRKITVSVRQTRGLDANAACGQLRNEFQKNPLLESSPPSEPNQLLESSTPSEPSLVPA comes from the exons ATGGCCGCGCCGCAGCAGGTCCGCGCCGTGCCGCTGGCGCGCGCGCTCCGCCTCCGCacgcgcgcctccgccgccgccccgccggagacGTCCCGCCGCGCGCTCCTCGGCCTCAcggagcccgagctccgccaGCTCGCCGTCGACCTCGGACAG CAAAGCTACCGGGGGAAGCAGCTGCACGACCTCGTCTACAAGAACAGGGCCAAGCAGGTGGAGGAGTTCGCCTACG TGCCGAAGGTGTTCCGGGAGGCGCTCGTCGGTGCGGGGTGGAACGTCGGCCGGTCGCCGGTGCACCATGCCGTCACGGCCACCGATGGCACCACCAAG ATACTTCTCAAGCTGGAGGACAACAGACTGGTGGAGACGGTGGGGATCCCCGTCGACGACAGGGGCACGCCTAGACTCACAGCCTGCGTTTCATCGCAG GTCGGCTGCCCCTTGCGTTGCTCGTTCTGCGCCACTGGGAAGGGTGGGTTTGCGAGGAACCTTAAGGGGCACGAGATTGTCGAGCAG GTCTTGGCCATAGAGGAGTCGTTCAAACACAGGGTGACAAATGTAGTGTTCATGGGGATGGGTGAGCCCATGCTGAACCTCAAAGCAGTTCTGGAGGCTCACCAATGCTTGAATAAG GAACTAAAGATTGGGCAAAGGATGATGACAATCTCAACAGTAGGTGTTCCCAACACGATAAGTAAGCTAGCATCTCACAAGCTTCAGTCGACACTGGCAGTCAG CCTGCATGCCCCAAATCAGAGGTTGCGCGAAACAATTGTTCCAAGTGCGAAGGCATATCCTCTGGAAGCACTAATGGATGACTGCAAGAATTATTTCCTAGAAACAGGACGCAGGGTATCCTTCGAGTACACTCTGCTAG CTGGGATTAACGATGAAAAGGCACACGCTGAAGAACTTGCAGCGCTGCTGCATGCATGTGGAGGCGGTTATCACGTGAACCTGATTCCCTATAACCCGGTAGAAGGCTCTGAGTACAAGAGGCCTTACAGAAAAGCG ATTCAAGCGTTTGTTGATGCGCTGGAATCTCGGAAGATCACAGTCAGTGTTCGACAGACCCGTGGGCTTGACGCTAATGCGGCTTGTGGGCAGCTCAGGAATGAGTTCCAGAAGAATCCTCTGCTCGAGTCGTCCCCACCCTCTGAGCCCAACCAACTGCTCGAGTCGTCTACGCCCTCGGAGCCCAGCCTTGTTCCTGCGTAG
- the LOC109735281 gene encoding receptor-like cytoplasmic kinase 176 has translation MGNCFGSRIGSDSPYKSGGGSGSPSSSSGWTWRRKGKGGASVSSSRVSSSPSTTVPPTPRSEGEILQSANVKSFAFNELKTATRNFRPDSVLGEGGFGSVFKGWVDETTFAPARPGTGMVIAVKKLNQEGFQGHREWLAEVNYLGQLSHPNLVRLVGYCLEDEQRLLVYEFMPRGSLENHLFRRGSHFQPLSWNLRMKVALGAARGLAFLHSDMAKVIYRDFKTSNVLLDSSYNAKLSDFGLAKDGPTGDKSHVSTRVMGTHGYAAPEYLATGHLTAKSDVYSFGVVLLEMLSGRRALDKNRPSGEHNLVEWARPYLTSKRRVFHILDARLGGQYSLAGAQKTAALAMRCLSGDARARPGMAEVVTALEQLQDAKETAAAGAGQGKASGGFVRMRGGGGGGSGAGRQQQRRPEPMAVRRLPAAPLRSHPE, from the exons ATGGGGAACTGCTTCGGGAGCAGGATCGGCTCCGACAGCCCCTACaagagcggcggcggctccggctccccttcttcctcctcag GGTGGACGTGGAGGAGGAAGGGGAAAGGGGGCGCGAGCGTGTCGAGCAGCCGGGTGTCGTCCTCGCCGTCGACCACGGTGCCGCCGACGCCGCGGAGCGAGGGCGAGATCCTGCAGTCCGCCAACGTCAAGAGCTTCGCCTTCAACGAGCTCAAGACGGCCACCCGGAACTTCCGGCCCGACAGCGTGCTCGGCGAGGGCGGCTTCGGCTCCGTCTTCAAGGGCTGGGTCGACGAGACCACCTTCGCGCCCGCCCGCCCCGGCACCGGCATGGTCATCGCCGTCAAGAAGCTCAACCAGGAGGGCTTCCAGGGCCACCGCGAGTGGCTG GCTGAAGTGAACTACCTCGGGCAGTTGTCGCACCCGAATCTGGTCCGGCTCGTCGGTTACTGCCTCGAGGACGAGCAGCGCCTCCTCGTCTACGAGTTCATGCCGCGAGGGAGCCTCGAGAACCATCTTTTCAGAA GGGGCTCGCATTTCCAGCCACTGTCATGGAACCTGAGGATGAAGGTGGCCCTCGGGGCGGCCAGGGGGCTCGCCTTCCTCCACAGCGACATGGCCAAGGTCATCTACCGCGACTTCAAGACGTCCAACGTTCTCCTTGACTCG AGCTACAATGCTAAGTTGTCCGATTTCGGGCTGGCGAAGGACGGGCCGACCGGCGACAAGAGCCATGTCTCCACAAGGGTCATGGGCACTCATGGCTACGCCGCCCCCGAGTATCTTGCAACAG GGCATCTGACGGCGAAGAGCGACGTGTACAGCTTCGGGGTGGTGCTGCTGGAGATGTTGTCGGGGCGGCGGGCGCTGGACAAGAACCGGCCGTCGGGGGAGCACAACCTGGTGGAGTGGGCGCGGCCGTACCTCACCAGCAAGCGCCGGGTGTTCCACATCCTGGACGCGCGGCTGGGCGGCCAGTACTCGCTGGCCGGCGCGCAGAAGACGGCGGCGCTGGCCATGCGGTGCCTCTCCGGCGACGCCAGGGCCCGCCCCGGCATGGCGGAGGTGGTGACCGCGCTAGAGCAGCTGCAGGACGCCAAGGAGACGGCCGCCGCGGGCGCCGGGCAGGGGAAGGCGTCCGGCGGGTTCGTCAGGatgcgcggcggcggtggcggcgggagcggcgcggggcggcagcagcagcggcggccGGAGCCCATGGCCGTGCGGCGGCTGCCGGCGGCGCCGCTGCGGTCGCACCCCGAGTGA